In the Chloroflexota bacterium genome, one interval contains:
- a CDS encoding serine/threonine protein kinase yields MPDPTDSLIGRTLGQYEILEEIGRGGMGAVFRARHKILNRDVAIKVLAPHLVFDQQFVARFRQEARATSSLPHPHIVHVIDIAQERDLHYLVMDFVEGQTLSHRLHVQGKLSLLETVDLARQIGSALDFAHAHGIVHRDVKPSNI; encoded by the coding sequence ATGCCTGATCCAACGGACTCCCTGATCGGCCGCACGCTCGGCCAATACGAAATACTGGAAGAGATCGGTCGCGGCGGCATGGGCGCCGTCTTTAGGGCGCGCCACAAGATACTGAACCGGGACGTCGCGATCAAAGTGCTGGCGCCGCATCTCGTGTTCGACCAGCAGTTCGTCGCACGCTTCCGGCAGGAGGCGCGCGCCACCAGCAGCCTCCCCCATCCGCACATCGTGCACGTGATCGACATCGCGCAAGAGAGGGATTTGCACTACCTCGTCATGGACTTTGTTGAGGGCCAGACGCTGTCGCACAGATTGCACGTGCAGGGCAAATTATCCCTGCTGGAAACTGTCGATCTCGCGCGCCAGATTGGATCGGCGCTGGATTTCGCGCATGCGCACGGCATCGTTCACCGCGATGTCAAGCCGAGCAACATCC
- a CDS encoding serine/threonine protein kinase translates to MESLIGRALGQYEILEEIGRGGMGAVFRARHKILNRDVAIKVLAPHLVFDQQFVARFRQEARATSSLPHPHIVHVIDIAQEGDLHYLVMDFVEGQTLSHRLRVQGKLSLLETVDLARQIGSALDFAHAHGIVHRDVKPSNILLNTKGQAFLTDFGIAKSLVGTQLTRSGTSIGTPEYMSPEQAQGAEVDGRSDLYSLAVVLYEALTGANPFHADTPVASAYRVVHTPAKPIRSVRKELPPHVEQALAKGLAKKPADRFAMAKGLAKKPADRFATADALVSALGSNATAPPASRRRLGLRPFAIAVGSCALIVALILIITNSRSAVPVAPAGAIEAIVPPPLVATSAPSTTSTQLMPTATAKPLATSTATQTDQRRVAELMAKVDLVWGKDWAQTVDLLKQARTVDPTDATINDQLYAAMYNYGQFYLNAGKVAEAITWFEFAASFKPDGTEARQALLSLTPTPSPSPTPLHSILIFDDTFQADGMRWNGQRGVDGIVGGKLSLSAPLMSGEWQGLLASPQKPIQINGDTTIQAVFNRRVRFSGLYFLIPEGYFAIIVSQGEKATWSRNPAGLGLLRPALASPWDDLGSVENLILKTNGETTFKLVFVGQQLRVYINDRLTATRTDSIFALDKKFGGFFVGNGDSFGIESIRAWTGAACSRAQNVFTCR, encoded by the coding sequence ATGGAATCGCTGATAGGTCGGGCATTGGGCCAATACGAAATACTGGAAGAGATCGGTCGCGGCGGCATGGGCGCCGTCTTTAGGGCGCGCCACAAGATACTGAACCGGGACGTCGCGATCAAAGTGCTGGCGCCGCATCTCGTGTTCGACCAGCAGTTCGTCGCGCGCTTCCGGCAGGAGGCGCGCGCCACCAGCAGCCTCCCCCATCCGCACATCGTGCACGTGATCGACATCGCGCAAGAGGGGGATTTGCACTACCTCGTCATGGACTTTGTTGAGGGCCAGACGCTGTCGCACAGATTGCGCGTGCAGGGCAAATTATCCCTGCTGGAAACTGTCGATCTCGCGCGCCAGATTGGATCGGCGCTGGATTTCGCGCATGCGCACGGCATCGTTCACCGCGATGTCAAGCCGAGCAACATCCTGCTGAACACCAAAGGGCAAGCGTTTCTGACCGACTTTGGCATCGCCAAATCGTTGGTCGGCACACAGTTGACACGGTCGGGCACGTCGATTGGCACGCCGGAGTATATGTCGCCGGAGCAGGCGCAGGGCGCGGAGGTTGACGGGCGCAGCGACCTGTACTCGCTGGCGGTGGTGCTCTATGAGGCACTGACAGGCGCCAACCCGTTCCATGCGGATACGCCGGTTGCCTCGGCATATCGCGTGGTGCATACGCCGGCCAAGCCGATTCGGAGCGTGCGCAAAGAGTTGCCGCCGCACGTGGAGCAGGCGTTGGCGAAGGGACTGGCGAAGAAACCGGCAGATCGGTTTGCGATGGCGAAGGGACTGGCGAAGAAACCGGCAGATCGGTTTGCGACGGCTGACGCACTGGTAAGCGCGCTGGGGAGTAACGCCACTGCGCCCCCCGCAAGCAGGCGGCGGCTCGGTCTGAGGCCCTTCGCGATTGCCGTGGGATCGTGTGCGCTCATTGTCGCGCTCATCCTGATTATAACGAACTCGCGGAGTGCTGTGCCAGTAGCGCCTGCCGGAGCAATTGAAGCCATTGTTCCCCCACCGCTCGTGGCGACCTCGGCCCCCTCCACTACGAGCACACAACTTATGCCCACCGCGACGGCAAAGCCTCTGGCGACATCGACGGCGACGCAGACCGATCAACGGCGCGTTGCCGAATTGATGGCCAAAGTCGATCTCGTGTGGGGGAAGGATTGGGCACAGACCGTTGATCTATTGAAACAAGCCCGCACAGTCGATCCAACCGATGCAACTATCAATGACCAGCTCTATGCTGCAATGTACAACTATGGCCAATTCTATTTGAACGCGGGCAAGGTGGCCGAAGCAATCACTTGGTTTGAATTTGCTGCGTCATTCAAGCCTGATGGTACTGAAGCCAGGCAGGCGCTTCTGAGTCTGACACCAACACCCTCACCAAGCCCTACACCGCTTCATAGCATTCTGATTTTTGACGACACGTTTCAGGCAGACGGCATGAGGTGGAATGGACAACGAGGGGTGGATGGTATTGTGGGCGGCAAGTTGTCACTTTCGGCTCCACTAATGAGCGGTGAGTGGCAAGGTTTGCTGGCTTCGCCCCAGAAACCCATCCAGATCAACGGCGATACCACGATTCAAGCAGTATTCAATCGGCGCGTACGATTCTCAGGATTATATTTTCTGATCCCGGAAGGCTATTTCGCCATTATCGTCTCTCAAGGAGAAAAGGCCACCTGGTCAAGAAATCCTGCGGGGCTAGGATTGCTTCGACCGGCATTGGCCAGCCCATGGGATGATCTGGGTAGCGTTGAAAACCTGATCTTGAAAACAAATGGAGAAACAACTTTCAAGTTGGTATTTGTCGGCCAGCAGTTGAGGGTCTATATAAACGACCGACTTACGGCTACTCGCACGGACAGCATCTTCGCTCTAGATAAGAAATTTGGCGGGTTCTTTGTAGGCAATGGGGATAGCTTCGGAATCGAGAGCATTCGTGCCTGGACCGGCGCTGCTTGCTCTCGTGCTCAGAATGTCTTTACGTGCCGATGA